Genomic segment of Ignavibacteriales bacterium:
AAACGAATCGGGATAGGTTGGACAATAAATTTTGCAACTTGGCAGGCAAAATTAATATTAGCTACCTTTATTGTGATTATCCTTGTCGCAATAATAAAACCATTTCATTAACCAAGATTTTATTTTT
This window contains:
- a CDS encoding DUF5808 domain-containing protein, yielding MTEDQNDNSHWKLGIIYFNPKNEKVFVPKRIGIGWTINFATWQAKLILATFIVIILVAIIKPFH